A region of the Streptococcus suis genome:
TAGTGAAGTCCCAGAATTTTCAAATCAATATTTTAGAAAAATTCCCTATAATTACCTGACTATAACTTTATTTCTCTTACTTTTTGCTCTGTCAATTATTATTTGTTTAACGAGATACATAAAAGAGATTTCTGCAAATTTTAGATCTATTCAGAATACGTCTGTCCAGATGGGAAGTAGAGCTTTCCCGCTCAATGATAGATATTCTCAAATTGATGAGTTTGATGCTGTTTTAAAGACTCTTCATAGAAAGGGCAATGATTTAGCGACACTTATTGAAAAAGAAAAATCGGAGAAGAAAGATTTTTCTTTCCAAGTTGGTGCTCTAGCTCATGATATCAAAACGCCACTAACTGTATTAAAGGGAAATCTCGAGTTACTTGAAATGACTAATTTGACAGAGCAACAAGAAGATTTTATCTCTTCGATGAACCATAGCATTAATACTTTTGAAAAGTATTTTAATGAGATGTTAAGCTATTCGAGACTTTTAATTGAAGATGGAGAATCTCATAAAAATATTTTTTTATCAGAATTTTTAGATGATTTATTGGCCGAAGCTGAGGATATTATGGTTACCAAAAAGGTGACGTTCGAACTTACTAATTCGACATCAGCTAAGAATTTTTATGGGAATCAACTTAATTTGAATAGAGCATTAATTAATATTTTGGCAAATGCAGCACGTTACGCTAACGCTGAAAAAAAGGTTATATTATCAGTAAAAGATACAGCAGATTTTCTTATTTTTGAAGTTTGGAATAGCGGTTCAGCATTCACACCAGAGGCTCTTAGTAACGCTAATAAATTATTTTACACTGAAAATTTTGGTCGAAGTAGTAGTCATCATTATGGAATTGGATTATCATTTGCCCAGAAAGTTGCCCAAAAACATGAAGGAAGATTAGTTTTGACAAATCCTGAAACTGGAGGAGCAAAAGTGGAATTGTATATTAAGAACAAACTCTTATGAAGTAAAAATTGAATTTTATTATATCATAGGAATAAAGGATAGCATTCAAGGAGTCAATGTCATTAAG
Encoded here:
- a CDS encoding sensor histidine kinase; translated protein: MTKKNYSIKQRSWKVVFEVIILTICNVVVILFLSAVLSELGLVTYGTTGMDFPIQKEMTAEELSEVMKPYRYDFAIFSRMSEEVSQGHFVNNELHYYKSVIEKQKNLKVDLIHYEQFQTDDYFLVVRYSEVPEFSNQYFRKIPYNYLTITLFLLLFALSIIICLTRYIKEISANFRSIQNTSVQMGSRAFPLNDRYSQIDEFDAVLKTLHRKGNDLATLIEKEKSEKKDFSFQVGALAHDIKTPLTVLKGNLELLEMTNLTEQQEDFISSMNHSINTFEKYFNEMLSYSRLLIEDGESHKNIFLSEFLDDLLAEAEDIMVTKKVTFELTNSTSAKNFYGNQLNLNRALINILANAARYANAEKKVILSVKDTADFLIFEVWNSGSAFTPEALSNANKLFYTENFGRSSSHHYGIGLSFAQKVAQKHEGRLVLTNPETGGAKVELYIKNKLL